Proteins from a single region of Esox lucius isolate fEsoLuc1 chromosome 13, fEsoLuc1.pri, whole genome shotgun sequence:
- the mmp11a gene encoding stromelysin-3 isoform X2, protein MMRTFFFLSCVFTLLCLRCMHCSPVPEASRYKASQDCLRRSGLLNERGEARPQDTLENTALARRDPAVAALAINSTEASKRRRCGVPDYPVLKEVLQMGRHRKKRFVLFGGRLENTDLTYKVVRFPRQMGEDKVRHVLMEALRVWSEVTPLTFTEVGHGKADIVIDFNRYWHGDNLPFDGPGGILAHAFFPKTHREGNIHFDYDEEWTFGNYMDLLQVAVHEFGHVLGLQHSTEPGAVMSPYYSFSYPLELSEDDKLGIQYLYGPRPHAQPPPQPPPPPQITTEVNDIISSAPDACQTDFDAVSMIRGELFFFKSRYVWRIREGRLEAGYPALASRHWKGIPERIDAAFEDQSGNVWFFQGQSYWMFDAEKQITGPDSVQSLGLSVSHIQAALRVGQDSNYNTYIFMVGSYWRFSPEENRLDSAHPRSMQDWSGIPSDLDAAFQDQYGYANFIRGRQYWKFDPVVMNSLEGYPRYIGMDFFGCKNTN, encoded by the exons ATGATGCGgacttttttctttctatcttGCGTCTTTACGCTGCTGTGCCTCCGATGCATGCATTGTTCGCCAGTGCCAGAAGCAAGCAGGTACAAAGCCTCTCAG GATTGTCTCCGGAGGTCAGGTCTTCTGAATGAAAGAGGAGAGGCCCGTCCTCAAGACACACTCGAAAACACAGCCCTGGCCAGAAGAGACCCTGCAGTAGCGGCACTGGCAATTAACAGCACTGAGGCTTCAAAGCGGCGTCGCTGTGGCGTCCCCGACTACCCCGTGCTGAAGGAGGTCCTCCAAATGGGGAGACACAGAAAGAAACGCTTTGTCCTGTTTGGGGGTCGCCTGGAGAACACTGACCTCACCTACAA AGTGGTTCGCTTCCCCAGGCAGATGGGTGAGGACAAGGTGCGGCACGTCCTCATGGAAGCACTGAGAGTGTGGAGCGAGGTAACACCTCTCACCTTCACCGAGGTCGGCCATGGGAAGGCGGACATTGTCATCGACTTCAACAG GTACTGGCATGGAGATAACCTGCCCTTTGACGGCCCTGGGGGCATACTGGCCCATGCCTTCTTCCCCAAGACCCACAGGGAGGGCAACATTCATTTTGACTATGATGAAGAATGGACTTTCGGCAACTACAtgg ACCTCCTTCAAGTGGCAGTTCATGAGTTCGGCCATGTTCTGGGGCTACAGCACTCCACGGAACCTGGCGCAGTGATGTCCCCATATTATAGCTTCTCCTATCCCCTGGAGCTGAGCGAGGATGACAAGCTTGGGATCCAATACCTGTACGGCCCTCGTCCACATGCTCAGCCCCCACCTCAACCGCCACCTCCGCCACAGATCACCACAGAGGTCAATGATATCATCAGTAGTGCT CCTGATGCCTGTCAGACAGATTTTGATGCCGTGTCAATGATTCGCGGagagctgtttttcttcaagtCGCGCTATGTGTGGCGCATTCGGGAAGGAAGGCTGGAGGCAGGTTACCCGGCACTGGCTTCACGCCATTGGAAGGGGATTCCAGAGCGCATTGATGCTGCCTTTGAAGACCAATCTGGGAATGTCTGGTTCTTTCAAG GCCAAAGTTACTGGATGTTTGACGCAGAGAAACAGATCACAGGACCTGACTCTGTGCAGAGCCTCGGCCTGTCCGTCTCCCACATCCAAGCAGCGCTGCGCGTTGGCCAGGACAGCAACTACAACACCTACATCTTTATGGTAGGCAGCTATTGGAGGTTCAGCCCTGAAGAGAACCGCTTGGACTCGGCCCACCCTCGCAGCATGCAGGACTGGAGCGGCATACCTAGTGATCTAGACGCAGCTTTCCAGGACCAATACG GTTATGCCAACTTTATTCGGGGGAGGCAGTACTGGAAGTTCGATCCTGTGGTGATGAATTCACTAGAGGGTTATCCTCGCTATATTGGCATGGATTTCTTTGGTTGTAAAAATACGAATTAA
- the mmp11a gene encoding stromelysin-3 isoform X1, whose product MMRTFFFLSCVFTLLCLRCMHCSPVPEASRYKASQDCLRRSGLLNERGEARPQDTLENTALARRDPAVAALAINSTEASKRRRCGVPDYPVLKEVLQMGRHRKKRFVLFGGRLENTDLTYKVVRFPRQMGEDKVRHVLMEALRVWSEVTPLTFTEVGHGKADIVIDFNRYWHGDNLPFDGPGGILAHAFFPKTHREGNIHFDYDEEWTFGNYMGTDLLQVAVHEFGHVLGLQHSTEPGAVMSPYYSFSYPLELSEDDKLGIQYLYGPRPHAQPPPQPPPPPQITTEVNDIISSAPDACQTDFDAVSMIRGELFFFKSRYVWRIREGRLEAGYPALASRHWKGIPERIDAAFEDQSGNVWFFQGQSYWMFDAEKQITGPDSVQSLGLSVSHIQAALRVGQDSNYNTYIFMVGSYWRFSPEENRLDSAHPRSMQDWSGIPSDLDAAFQDQYGYANFIRGRQYWKFDPVVMNSLEGYPRYIGMDFFGCKNTN is encoded by the exons ATGATGCGgacttttttctttctatcttGCGTCTTTACGCTGCTGTGCCTCCGATGCATGCATTGTTCGCCAGTGCCAGAAGCAAGCAGGTACAAAGCCTCTCAG GATTGTCTCCGGAGGTCAGGTCTTCTGAATGAAAGAGGAGAGGCCCGTCCTCAAGACACACTCGAAAACACAGCCCTGGCCAGAAGAGACCCTGCAGTAGCGGCACTGGCAATTAACAGCACTGAGGCTTCAAAGCGGCGTCGCTGTGGCGTCCCCGACTACCCCGTGCTGAAGGAGGTCCTCCAAATGGGGAGACACAGAAAGAAACGCTTTGTCCTGTTTGGGGGTCGCCTGGAGAACACTGACCTCACCTACAA AGTGGTTCGCTTCCCCAGGCAGATGGGTGAGGACAAGGTGCGGCACGTCCTCATGGAAGCACTGAGAGTGTGGAGCGAGGTAACACCTCTCACCTTCACCGAGGTCGGCCATGGGAAGGCGGACATTGTCATCGACTTCAACAG GTACTGGCATGGAGATAACCTGCCCTTTGACGGCCCTGGGGGCATACTGGCCCATGCCTTCTTCCCCAAGACCCACAGGGAGGGCAACATTCATTTTGACTATGATGAAGAATGGACTTTCGGCAACTACAtgg GTACAGACCTCCTTCAAGTGGCAGTTCATGAGTTCGGCCATGTTCTGGGGCTACAGCACTCCACGGAACCTGGCGCAGTGATGTCCCCATATTATAGCTTCTCCTATCCCCTGGAGCTGAGCGAGGATGACAAGCTTGGGATCCAATACCTGTACGGCCCTCGTCCACATGCTCAGCCCCCACCTCAACCGCCACCTCCGCCACAGATCACCACAGAGGTCAATGATATCATCAGTAGTGCT CCTGATGCCTGTCAGACAGATTTTGATGCCGTGTCAATGATTCGCGGagagctgtttttcttcaagtCGCGCTATGTGTGGCGCATTCGGGAAGGAAGGCTGGAGGCAGGTTACCCGGCACTGGCTTCACGCCATTGGAAGGGGATTCCAGAGCGCATTGATGCTGCCTTTGAAGACCAATCTGGGAATGTCTGGTTCTTTCAAG GCCAAAGTTACTGGATGTTTGACGCAGAGAAACAGATCACAGGACCTGACTCTGTGCAGAGCCTCGGCCTGTCCGTCTCCCACATCCAAGCAGCGCTGCGCGTTGGCCAGGACAGCAACTACAACACCTACATCTTTATGGTAGGCAGCTATTGGAGGTTCAGCCCTGAAGAGAACCGCTTGGACTCGGCCCACCCTCGCAGCATGCAGGACTGGAGCGGCATACCTAGTGATCTAGACGCAGCTTTCCAGGACCAATACG GTTATGCCAACTTTATTCGGGGGAGGCAGTACTGGAAGTTCGATCCTGTGGTGATGAATTCACTAGAGGGTTATCCTCGCTATATTGGCATGGATTTCTTTGGTTGTAAAAATACGAATTAA